One window of Phoenix dactylifera cultivar Barhee BC4 chromosome 5, palm_55x_up_171113_PBpolish2nd_filt_p, whole genome shotgun sequence genomic DNA carries:
- the LOC103704739 gene encoding probable protein phosphatase 2C 26 gives MGSGASRLLRVPCLRPATTGAGEERPPDFDGGALDEALGHSFCYVRSASPAHSRSSSVSSSAAAETAFKSISGASVSANSSAPLPVYDAPTAAVRSQAAGFRSSASFSAIPLQLSCGGGGGGGLASGPLDRGFFLSGPIERRALSGPLDAVPFSGPLVKKKSRGISRRLRKPSLFRRSFSEKNRPWVVPLRRCDPEDAPPPAGGNVQWAHGKAGEDRVHVVVSEEHRWVFVGIYDGFNGPEAPEFLVGNLYRSVFDELRGLFWEEVEEEAVSEEGTDKKVTFQEDSKAGRRLWEFLAEGDGDGELDFSGSGRFAFSLSKLRDGFGSWRKEGRRFRFPRWGYESEEKAKETQEVTERSSRRRRKAGPVADHELVLGALSRALEVTELAYFEMTDRAMDCNPELALMGSCLLAVLMRDDDVYVMNVGDSRAIVAQYRPRGTTERRRNQGNADEQDTGVGGNEVGLEIETLDREATELVALQLSTDHATSNEEEVLRIKKEHPDDHQCIVNDRVKGRLKVTRAFGAGYLKKPKWNDGLLEMFRNEFIGIAPYITCTPSLCHHKLGSDDQFLVLSSDGLYQYLSNEEVVLHVENFMERFPDGDPAQSLIEELLFRAAKKAGMDFYELLDIPQGDRRKYHDDVTVMVVSLEGRIWKSSGKCVTS, from the exons ATGGGAAGCGGCGCCTCCCGTCTCCTCCGCGTGCCGTGCCTGCGGCCCGCCACCACCGGCGCCGGCGAGGAGCGCCCGCCGGATTTCGACGGGGGGGCTCTGGACGAGGCCCTCGGCCACTCCTTCTGCTACGTCCGCTCCGCCAGCCCCGCCCACTCCCGCTCCTCTTCCGTCTCTTCTTCTGCCGCCGCCGAGACCGCCTTCAAGTCCATCTCCGGTGCCTCCGTCTCCGCCAACTCCTCCGCCCCGCTCCCCGTCTACGACGCCCCCACCGCCGCCGTCCGGTCACAGGCTGCTGGCTTCCGGAGCTCCGCCTCCTTCTCCGCTATCCCCCTCCAGCTCtcctgcggcggcggcggcggcggggggcTGGCGTCGGGGCCGCTCGATCGGGGGTTTTTCCTCTCCGGGCCGATCGAGCGGCGGGCGCTCTCCGGCCCGCTCGACGCTGTCCCCTTCTCCGGCCCGcttgtgaagaagaagagccggGGCATATCGAGGAGGCTCCGGAAGCCGTCCCTCTTCCGACGGAGCTTCTCGGAGAAGAACCGCCCCTGGGTGGTCCCTCTCCGGCGATGCGACCCCGAGGACGCCCCCCCTCCCGCCGGCGGGAATGTCCAGTGGGCCCACGGGAAGGCCGGGGAGGACCGGGTCCACGTCGTCGTGTCGGAGGAACACCGGTGGGTCTTCGTCGGGATCTACGACGGGTTCAATGGTCCGGAAGCCCCTGAATTCCTTGTGGGCAACCTCTACCGCTCGGTTTTCGACGAGCTCCGGGGCCTATTCTGGGAGGAAGTGGAAGAGGAGGCAGTCTCGGAAGAGGGGACGGACAAGAAGGTCACCTTTCAGGAGGATTCAAAAGCCGGGAGGCGCCTTTGGGAATTCCTGGCAGAAGGGGATGGTGATGGAGAATTGGACTTCTCCGGTTCGGGACGGTTCGCATTCTCTCTGTCCAAGCTGAGGGATGGATTTGGGAGCTGGCGGAAGGAGGGCAGGAGGTTCCGGTTTCCGAGGTGGGGGTATGAATCGGAGGAGAAGGCGAAAGAGACCCAAGAAGTTACCGAGAGGAGTAGCCGCAGGCGGAGGAAGGCGGGGCCTGTTGCTGATCATGAATTGGTGCTGGGGGCTCTTTCACGGGCATTGGAAGTTACCGAGCTCGCGTACTTTGAGATGACAGATAGGGCCATGGACTGCAACCCTGAGCTGGCACTGATGGGCTCCTGCTTGCTGGCGGTGCTCATGAGAGATGATGATGTGTATGTAATGAATGTGGGAGATAGCCGTGCAATTGTGGCGCAGTATAGACCTCGAGGAACAACCGAGAGAAGGAGGAATCAGGGCAATGCCGATGAACAGGACACAGGAGTTGGAGGGAATGAGGTGGGTCTGGAGATTGAGACACTGGATCGAGAAGCAACAGAATTAGTGGCATTGCAGCTTTCGACTGACCACGCCACCAGCAATGAGGAA GAAGTCCTCAGGATAAAGAAAGAACATCCAGATGACCATCAATGCATTGTCAATGATAGAGTAAAGGGACGTCTTAAGGTCACGCGAGCATTTGGGGCTGGATATCTCAAAAAG CCTAAGTGGAATGATGGATTACTAGAGATGTTTCGGAATGAGTTCATTGGAATAGCGCCATACATAACTTGTACACCTTCACTTTGTCACCATAAACTGGGATCAGATGATCAATTTTTAGTCCTTTCTTCTGATGGCCTGTATCAGTATCTAAGCAATGAGGAAGTGGTTTTACATGTTGAAAATTTCATGGAGAGGTTCCCAGATGGAGACCCtgcacaaagtttaattgagGAACTTCTTTTTCGTGCTGCCAAGAAAGCTG GTATGGACTTTTATGAACTCTTGGACATACCACAAGGAGACCGCCGAAAGTACCATGATGATGTAACAGTTATGGTCGTATCTCTTGAAGGAAGAATATGGAAATCATCAGGAAAATGTGTGACAAGCTAA